The following proteins come from a genomic window of Diprion similis isolate iyDipSimi1 chromosome 8, iyDipSimi1.1, whole genome shotgun sequence:
- the LOC124408423 gene encoding CUE domain-containing protein 2 isoform X2: MNRTMDEKEELVKKSLFSFVRKQVPTAQLSLIDDIVLSYVVSMVEEDALEENLDVEGLCEMVSACLPEFSTIDKEAVSKWLLEIESELRQGSKPGEDSQSHDPLSHISLTAFLPPEAQRIRVHHLSETSDAGSDSSGEYFAEESTWHQVALLQEMFPGASPAEARHCLAVAGGDIAKAAQLALHRQEAGQSLVGNLTFLTPSVRTKARVNDEELKSRIIARYSYVDRDNTVREHRPVAPKTEPKKLVRYLDNKIVSVKGERYTEVRRGDDDEGNEGGRKRGHSRP; encoded by the exons ATGAATAGAACAATGGATGAGAAGGAAGAACTAGTGAAGAAATCGCTTTTCAGCTTTGTAAGGAAACAGGTTCCCACTGCTCAACTGAG cttGATAGATGACATAGTTCTCAGCTACGTTGTGAGCATGGTTGAGGAGGATGCTCTCGAGGAGAATTTAGATGTCGAGGGATTGTGCGAAATGGTGTCTGCCTGTCTTCCCGAATTTTCAACTATTGACAAAGAGGCAGTATCCAAATGGCTGTTGGAAATAGAGAGCGAGCTCAGACAGGGAAGTAAACCGGGCGAGGACTCTCAATCTCATGATCCGTTGAGTCATATCAGTTTGACAGCATTTTTACCTCCTGAAGCTCAGAGGATCAGGGTGCACCATTTGTCCGAAACAAGTGATGCTGGTAGTGATTCCAGCGGTGAATATTTCGCTGAA GAATCAACTTGGCATCAGGTTGCTCTTCTCCAGGAAATGTTTCCAGGAGCGAGTCCAGCAGAGGCACGACATTGCTTAGCCGTAGCAGGTGGTGACATAGCGAAGGCAGCGCAGCTCGCGTTACATAGACAAGAGGCAGGCCAAAGTCTAGTTGGCAATCTTACTTTCCTCACG CCAAGCGTTCGTACTAAGGCAAGAGTGAACGACGAAGAGTTGAAATCGCGCATAATTGCCCGCTATAGCTATGTGGATCGTGACAATACTGTACGCGAGCATCGCCCAGTGGCTCCTAAGACGGAACCAAAGAAACTGGTTCGTTATTTGGATAACAAGATCGTAAGTGTAAAAGGTGAACGATACACAGAAGTTCGACGGGGTGATGACGATGAGGGGAACGAGGGGGGCAGGAAGAGGGGGCACAGTCGTCCGTAA
- the LOC124408423 gene encoding CUE domain-containing protein 2-A isoform X1, with protein sequence MNRTMDEKEELVKKSLFSFVRKQVPTAQLSLIDDIVLSYVVSMVEEDALEENLDVEGLCEMVSACLPEFSTIDKEAVSKWLLEIESELRQGSKPGEDSQSHDPLSHISLTAFLPPEAQRIRVHHLSETSDAGSDSSGEYFAEQESTWHQVALLQEMFPGASPAEARHCLAVAGGDIAKAAQLALHRQEAGQSLVGNLTFLTPSVRTKARVNDEELKSRIIARYSYVDRDNTVREHRPVAPKTEPKKLVRYLDNKIVSVKGERYTEVRRGDDDEGNEGGRKRGHSRP encoded by the exons ATGAATAGAACAATGGATGAGAAGGAAGAACTAGTGAAGAAATCGCTTTTCAGCTTTGTAAGGAAACAGGTTCCCACTGCTCAACTGAG cttGATAGATGACATAGTTCTCAGCTACGTTGTGAGCATGGTTGAGGAGGATGCTCTCGAGGAGAATTTAGATGTCGAGGGATTGTGCGAAATGGTGTCTGCCTGTCTTCCCGAATTTTCAACTATTGACAAAGAGGCAGTATCCAAATGGCTGTTGGAAATAGAGAGCGAGCTCAGACAGGGAAGTAAACCGGGCGAGGACTCTCAATCTCATGATCCGTTGAGTCATATCAGTTTGACAGCATTTTTACCTCCTGAAGCTCAGAGGATCAGGGTGCACCATTTGTCCGAAACAAGTGATGCTGGTAGTGATTCCAGCGGTGAATATTTCGCTGAA CAGGAATCAACTTGGCATCAGGTTGCTCTTCTCCAGGAAATGTTTCCAGGAGCGAGTCCAGCAGAGGCACGACATTGCTTAGCCGTAGCAGGTGGTGACATAGCGAAGGCAGCGCAGCTCGCGTTACATAGACAAGAGGCAGGCCAAAGTCTAGTTGGCAATCTTACTTTCCTCACG CCAAGCGTTCGTACTAAGGCAAGAGTGAACGACGAAGAGTTGAAATCGCGCATAATTGCCCGCTATAGCTATGTGGATCGTGACAATACTGTACGCGAGCATCGCCCAGTGGCTCCTAAGACGGAACCAAAGAAACTGGTTCGTTATTTGGATAACAAGATCGTAAGTGTAAAAGGTGAACGATACACAGAAGTTCGACGGGGTGATGACGATGAGGGGAACGAGGGGGGCAGGAAGAGGGGGCACAGTCGTCCGTAA
- the LOC124408604 gene encoding uncharacterized protein LOC124408604 isoform X2, which produces MRCRCRQRGRQSQTVRDHQFASTFAGSSRRTAYRETVSRLFALSLLRGGDLQGPGGGLNGRLPMNTMHPTAAASSFPNYKSSPVSHKFAGSVKQRKVNFSTREVETLLAMVRQYRDAILMSVANGRGWLQAWQSVAKAVSAADGVERSESDCRKKWTYLKWEARHTSKPGRTPTSRAVLDILLNKDSTLENHFAPADPSNTRGNEQLMIPRDWEGLLQSHLRPLLPTPTQASSGSKTIRIGQSLIRPRPIAPAPSQHLQQSQQQQQHHPQQQQQQSPQQQQQLQLPLQQQQQPKTLVLKTIPLKVKHVAPTTIKMAPRQPPTVIPQTTVPQQPTEVCLRWNSYHSNMQNSFPSLLDTEQFVDVTLACEGRSLKCHKMILSTCSDYLADLLRENPCQHPIILMKDIKFWEVEALVRFMYRGEVNVAHDKLPQLLNAAEALQVKGLAGPSPSSQSTKPPMLIPQSKPSTSQPIIQRISAETKEARSQPPNTVNVITAPKRTQKRRPSESNEPSKPFTKIRLQRPQSPVSPTVTVKLEPLDIPLSPTEMFPDGHDDNRSSSPARYGNSDDFHEEEDPEGDRERSSRDRDLNFCEIPGPPDLNDGEEQMEFVPTDFLEQEQDILDDHENEHEHDPDQDGEDGEDGEDEDDGDDGDEIHELNDKDESPGRSRDHDDEIEDDDYSEKLPGDNNMT; this is translated from the exons cTTGTTCGCGTTGTCGTTGCTTCGCGGAGGCGACCTGCAGGGACCTGGTGGTGGGCTAAACGGAAGGTTACCGATGAACACGATGCACCCCACAGCAGCAGCTTCGTCCTTTCCCAATTACAAATCGTCGCCGGTGTCGCATAAGTTCGCGGGGAGCGTTAAGCAGCGGAAAGTGAATTTCTCTACCCGCGAAGTCGAGACCCTCCTGGCGATGGTCAGACAGTATCGGGACGCGATATTAATGAGCGTTGCGAACGGGCGTGGGTGGCTCCAAGCTTGGCAATCGGTAGCTAAAGCCGTCTCGGCGGCTGACGGTGTCGAACGGAGCGAATCCGACTGTAGAAAGAAGTGGACTTATCTAAAATGGGAGGCGAGACACACGAGCAAACCGGGCAGAACCCCGACCTCCAGGGCTGTGTTGGACATCCTTTTGAACAAGGATTCCACCCTCGAGAACCACTTCGCTC CCGCAGACCCCAGTAACACTCGCGGCAATGAGCAGCTAATGATACCGAGAGATTGGGAAGGTCTTCTTCAGTCTCACCTCCGACCCT TACTTCCTACGCCAACGCAGGCTAGTTCCGGTAGCAAAACTATCAGGATAGGACAATCGCTCATAAGGCCGAGACCCATTGCACCAGCACCTTCTCAGCACCTGCAGCAatcacaacaacaacagcaacatcATCctcaacagcaacaacagcagtcgccgcagcagcaacaacaactcCAGCTGCCGttgcaacagcaacaacaaccaAAGACTTTAGTCCTTAAGACCATTCCCCTTAAGGTGAAACACGTCGCTCCAACCACCATAAAAATGGCACCCCGTCAACCACCCACTGTAATTCCTCAAACCACTGTACCGCAACAACCAACCGAG GTTTGTCTGCGATGGAACAGTTACCACAGTAACATGCAGAACAGTTTTCCCTCTCTGTTAGATACTGAGCAATTCGTCGATGTCACTTTGGCTTGTGAGGGTCGATCCCTCAAGTGTCACAAGATGATTTTATCCACCTGTAGCGATTACCTCGCTGATCTTCTGCGTGAAAATCCTTGCCAACATCCAATTATCCTCATGAAAGATATTAAGTTTTGGGAAGTTGAGGCACTAGTCAGATTCATGTACAGGGGCGAGGTAAACGTCGCCCACGACAAGTTACCGCAACTATTGAATGCCGCCGAAGCGCTGCAAGTCAAAGGACTGGCTGGTCCCAGTCCATCCTCGCAG AGTACAAAGCCACCGATGTTGATCCCGCAATCAAAGCCGTCGACGTCCCAACCAATAATTCAGCGAATCTCAGCAGAAACCAAAGAAGCCAGAAGCCAACCTCCCAATACGGTCAATGTGATAACTGCTCCGAAACGTACCCAAAAACGTCGCCCTTCAGAATCAAACGAACCAAGCAAACCGTTCACGAAAATCCGCTTGCAGCGTCCCCAGAGCCCTGTCTCTCCGACAGTGACCGTGAAACTTGAACCTTTAGATATACCTTTAAGTCCTACTGAAATGTTTCCCGATGGTCACGACGACAACCGCTCGTCGTCTCCTGCACGATATGGGAATTCGGACGACTTTCACGAGGAAGAAGATCCGGAGGGTGATCGGGAGCGGAGCAGCAGGGATCGAGAtctgaatttttgtgaaataccgGGTCCACCTGATCTCAACGATGGCGAagaacaaatggaattcgtaCCGACGGACTTTTTAGAACAGGAACAAGATATTTTAGATGATCACGAAAACGAGCACGAACACGATCCGGACCAAGATGGGGAAGATGGAGAAGACggagaagacgaagacgacggagatgATGGGGATGAAATACACGAGTTGAACGATAAAGACGAATCACCGGGCCGGAGTAGAGATCACGATGACGAAATTGAGGATGATGACTATTCAGAAAAACTCCCGGGAGATAATAATATGACATaa
- the LOC124408604 gene encoding putative mediator of RNA polymerase II transcription subunit 26 isoform X4: protein MESLFALSLLRGGDLQGPGGGLNGRLPMNTMHPTAAASSFPNYKSSPVSHKFAGSVKQRKVNFSTREVETLLAMVRQYRDAILMSVANGRGWLQAWQSVAKAVSAADGVERSESDCRKKWTYLKWEARHTSKPGRTPTSRAVLDILLNKDSTLENHFAPADPSNTRGNEQLMIPRDWEGLLQSHLRPLLPTPTQASSGSKTIRIGQSLIRPRPIAPAPSQHLQQSQQQQQHHPQQQQQQSPQQQQQLQLPLQQQQQPKTLVLKTIPLKVKHVAPTTIKMAPRQPPTVIPQTTVPQQPTEVCLRWNSYHSNMQNSFPSLLDTEQFVDVTLACEGRSLKCHKMILSTCSDYLADLLRENPCQHPIILMKDIKFWEVEALVRFMYRGEVNVAHDKLPQLLNAAEALQVKGLAGPSPSSQSTKPPMLIPQSKPSTSQPIIQRISAETKEARSQPPNTVNVITAPKRTQKRRPSESNEPSKPFTKIRLQRPQSPVSPTVTVKLEPLDIPLSPTEMFPDGHDDNRSSSPARYGNSDDFHEEEDPEGDRERSSRDRDLNFCEIPGPPDLNDGEEQMEFVPTDFLEQEQDILDDHENEHEHDPDQDGEDGEDGEDEDDGDDGDEIHELNDKDESPGRSRDHDDEIEDDDYSEKLPGDNNMT, encoded by the exons cTTGTTCGCGTTGTCGTTGCTTCGCGGAGGCGACCTGCAGGGACCTGGTGGTGGGCTAAACGGAAGGTTACCGATGAACACGATGCACCCCACAGCAGCAGCTTCGTCCTTTCCCAATTACAAATCGTCGCCGGTGTCGCATAAGTTCGCGGGGAGCGTTAAGCAGCGGAAAGTGAATTTCTCTACCCGCGAAGTCGAGACCCTCCTGGCGATGGTCAGACAGTATCGGGACGCGATATTAATGAGCGTTGCGAACGGGCGTGGGTGGCTCCAAGCTTGGCAATCGGTAGCTAAAGCCGTCTCGGCGGCTGACGGTGTCGAACGGAGCGAATCCGACTGTAGAAAGAAGTGGACTTATCTAAAATGGGAGGCGAGACACACGAGCAAACCGGGCAGAACCCCGACCTCCAGGGCTGTGTTGGACATCCTTTTGAACAAGGATTCCACCCTCGAGAACCACTTCGCTC CCGCAGACCCCAGTAACACTCGCGGCAATGAGCAGCTAATGATACCGAGAGATTGGGAAGGTCTTCTTCAGTCTCACCTCCGACCCT TACTTCCTACGCCAACGCAGGCTAGTTCCGGTAGCAAAACTATCAGGATAGGACAATCGCTCATAAGGCCGAGACCCATTGCACCAGCACCTTCTCAGCACCTGCAGCAatcacaacaacaacagcaacatcATCctcaacagcaacaacagcagtcgccgcagcagcaacaacaactcCAGCTGCCGttgcaacagcaacaacaaccaAAGACTTTAGTCCTTAAGACCATTCCCCTTAAGGTGAAACACGTCGCTCCAACCACCATAAAAATGGCACCCCGTCAACCACCCACTGTAATTCCTCAAACCACTGTACCGCAACAACCAACCGAG GTTTGTCTGCGATGGAACAGTTACCACAGTAACATGCAGAACAGTTTTCCCTCTCTGTTAGATACTGAGCAATTCGTCGATGTCACTTTGGCTTGTGAGGGTCGATCCCTCAAGTGTCACAAGATGATTTTATCCACCTGTAGCGATTACCTCGCTGATCTTCTGCGTGAAAATCCTTGCCAACATCCAATTATCCTCATGAAAGATATTAAGTTTTGGGAAGTTGAGGCACTAGTCAGATTCATGTACAGGGGCGAGGTAAACGTCGCCCACGACAAGTTACCGCAACTATTGAATGCCGCCGAAGCGCTGCAAGTCAAAGGACTGGCTGGTCCCAGTCCATCCTCGCAG AGTACAAAGCCACCGATGTTGATCCCGCAATCAAAGCCGTCGACGTCCCAACCAATAATTCAGCGAATCTCAGCAGAAACCAAAGAAGCCAGAAGCCAACCTCCCAATACGGTCAATGTGATAACTGCTCCGAAACGTACCCAAAAACGTCGCCCTTCAGAATCAAACGAACCAAGCAAACCGTTCACGAAAATCCGCTTGCAGCGTCCCCAGAGCCCTGTCTCTCCGACAGTGACCGTGAAACTTGAACCTTTAGATATACCTTTAAGTCCTACTGAAATGTTTCCCGATGGTCACGACGACAACCGCTCGTCGTCTCCTGCACGATATGGGAATTCGGACGACTTTCACGAGGAAGAAGATCCGGAGGGTGATCGGGAGCGGAGCAGCAGGGATCGAGAtctgaatttttgtgaaataccgGGTCCACCTGATCTCAACGATGGCGAagaacaaatggaattcgtaCCGACGGACTTTTTAGAACAGGAACAAGATATTTTAGATGATCACGAAAACGAGCACGAACACGATCCGGACCAAGATGGGGAAGATGGAGAAGACggagaagacgaagacgacggagatgATGGGGATGAAATACACGAGTTGAACGATAAAGACGAATCACCGGGCCGGAGTAGAGATCACGATGACGAAATTGAGGATGATGACTATTCAGAAAAACTCCCGGGAGATAATAATATGACATaa